In [Clostridium] cellulosi, one genomic interval encodes:
- the celZ gene encoding Endoglucanase Z (High confidence in function and specificity) — translation MKGVLWMRTFKKFLSAALSAAVVSMTAIPMPFAASAATQASGSYNYGEALQKAIMFYEFQRSGPVAPDQRNNWRGDSGMSDGSDVGLDLTGGYYDAGDHVKFNLPMSYTAAMLAWDVYENKDALASSGQLSYIKTAIKWATDYLIKCHPSPNVFYYQVGDGSLDHAWWGPAEVMQMKRPAFKVDTSSPGSTVSAEAAAALAAAAVVFEDSDPSYAANCLSHAKDLFNFADSTKSDAGYTAASGYYNSFSGFYDELSWAAVWLYIATGDSDYLDKAESYVDKWNRQGQSDIIEYKYTQCWDDVHYGAQLLLARITGKSIYKESVERNLDWWTTGYDGDRVTYTPKGLAWLQQWGPLRYATTAAFLADVYANSGLCSAEKANTYKAFAKQQVDYALGSSGRSYVIGFGTNYPKNPHHRTAESSWADSMQIPGYCRHLLVGALVGGPDQGDSYDDSCANYTQTEVACDYNAGLVCALTSLYRDYGGSPIEGLNAIETPTNNEFFVEASVNSAGSNFEEIKALIYNESGWPARMGDKLSFKYFIDISELVKAGYSAKDVTIKTNYNAGATVSGLYPWDEAHNIYYVNVDFTGTKIYPGGQSVYRKEVQFRMSYPENVNVWDNSNDFSYEGISTTPGSSPVLALNIPVYDDGVKIFGNEPGSSGVKDASITPTTATFDLNPQNQADISVAVNANGNTLKGIYYGTTALVKGTDYTVSSDGKTVTISKSFLSTLDQGTANLKFDFDAGADPVLTVTITDTTPVVSAEISPTTATFDLNPEKQADIPVSVTYNGKTLKGIYNGTTALAEGTDYTVSSDGDTITILKSYLATLDEGTANLRFDFDSDTDPVLKVTITDSTPVVDSEISPTTATFDLNAENQADIPVEVTYNGNTLNGIYNGSTALVKGTDYTVSSDGTVTILKSYLSKQPVGTLNLIFDFNKGTDPILAITVVNTSPIVIGDLKLQMFNSNTQSTTNGIMPRFRLVNTGDTAVDLSTVKIRYYFTEDGTQSQNFWCDWSSVGSSNVTSTFVKMDNPVDGADTYLEIGFTSGAGQIAPGASVEVQARFSKADWSDYNQADDYSFNPTDNSYVDWTKATLYIDGKLEWGMEP, via the coding sequence ATGAAAGGAGTTTTGTGGATGAGGACGTTTAAAAAATTCCTCAGCGCGGCGCTGTCAGCGGCAGTTGTAAGCATGACCGCCATCCCGATGCCGTTTGCTGCTTCAGCGGCGACCCAGGCATCCGGCAGCTACAACTACGGCGAAGCGCTGCAGAAAGCAATCATGTTTTATGAATTCCAGCGTTCCGGTCCCGTTGCCCCCGACCAGCGCAACAACTGGCGCGGCGATTCCGGCATGAGCGACGGAAGCGACGTTGGTCTCGACCTCACCGGCGGTTATTATGACGCGGGCGACCATGTAAAGTTCAATCTTCCTATGTCATATACAGCAGCTATGCTGGCATGGGACGTTTATGAGAACAAGGATGCCCTTGCTTCAAGTGGTCAGCTCAGCTACATAAAAACTGCAATAAAGTGGGCAACGGACTACCTTATTAAGTGTCATCCGTCACCCAACGTATTCTATTATCAGGTGGGCGACGGCAGCCTTGACCACGCATGGTGGGGGCCTGCCGAGGTCATGCAGATGAAACGCCCGGCCTTTAAGGTTGATACCTCAAGCCCAGGTTCAACCGTTTCTGCTGAAGCAGCCGCAGCTCTGGCGGCAGCGGCAGTTGTCTTTGAGGACTCCGATCCCTCATATGCCGCAAATTGCCTGTCGCATGCGAAAGACTTATTCAATTTCGCAGATTCGACAAAGAGCGATGCCGGCTATACAGCCGCTTCGGGATATTACAACTCATTCAGCGGCTTCTATGATGAACTTTCATGGGCTGCAGTCTGGCTCTACATCGCAACAGGCGATTCAGATTATCTCGATAAGGCTGAATCCTATGTTGACAAATGGAACAGGCAGGGCCAGTCGGACATTATAGAGTATAAGTACACCCAGTGCTGGGATGATGTCCATTATGGTGCCCAACTCCTGCTCGCTCGTATCACAGGCAAGTCCATTTACAAAGAATCAGTTGAGAGGAACCTTGACTGGTGGACAACTGGCTATGACGGCGACAGGGTTACATATACGCCTAAAGGGCTCGCATGGCTCCAACAGTGGGGTCCATTAAGATATGCAACAACGGCGGCATTCCTGGCCGACGTTTATGCGAACAGCGGACTTTGCAGCGCCGAAAAGGCCAATACTTACAAAGCGTTTGCAAAGCAACAGGTAGACTATGCACTTGGCTCTTCGGGACGCAGCTATGTAATCGGATTCGGTACCAATTATCCGAAGAATCCTCATCACAGGACAGCTGAAAGCTCATGGGCTGACAGCATGCAGATACCCGGTTACTGCCGCCACCTCCTTGTTGGCGCACTGGTCGGCGGACCGGACCAAGGGGACAGCTATGATGATTCATGCGCCAACTATACCCAGACAGAAGTTGCTTGCGACTACAACGCGGGCCTTGTCTGTGCGCTTACCTCTTTGTACAGAGATTACGGCGGATCGCCGATTGAAGGCTTAAATGCAATCGAGACTCCGACAAATAACGAATTCTTTGTAGAAGCCTCAGTTAACTCCGCAGGCAGCAACTTTGAGGAAATCAAAGCGTTGATCTACAACGAATCAGGTTGGCCTGCAAGAATGGGGGACAAGCTCTCATTCAAATACTTTATTGATATCAGTGAACTCGTCAAAGCTGGCTACAGCGCGAAAGACGTCACCATTAAGACCAATTACAACGCCGGCGCGACTGTCAGCGGCCTTTATCCGTGGGACGAGGCACACAATATCTACTATGTAAATGTTGATTTCACTGGCACAAAGATCTATCCGGGCGGACAGTCTGTTTATAGGAAAGAAGTCCAGTTCAGAATGTCCTATCCGGAGAATGTCAACGTGTGGGATAACTCGAACGACTTCTCATACGAGGGTATTTCTACAACCCCGGGTTCATCACCCGTACTTGCGCTCAATATTCCGGTTTATGACGACGGTGTAAAGATCTTTGGCAATGAGCCGGGTTCAAGCGGCGTAAAAGATGCTTCTATCACACCGACAACTGCGACATTTGACCTCAATCCCCAGAATCAGGCGGACATCTCCGTTGCAGTAAATGCCAACGGCAATACGCTCAAAGGCATTTATTACGGAACCACCGCCCTTGTAAAAGGCACAGATTATACTGTGTCAAGTGACGGCAAGACAGTCACTATCTCAAAGAGCTTCCTTTCAACATTGGATCAGGGAACTGCGAACCTGAAGTTTGATTTTGACGCAGGTGCAGATCCTGTTCTCACAGTAACAATAACCGACACAACGCCGGTTGTAAGTGCTGAGATTTCACCGACAACTGCGACATTTGACCTTAACCCCGAAAAACAGGCCGATATACCTGTTTCAGTTACTTACAACGGCAAGACGCTCAAGGGTATCTATAACGGAACTACTGCCCTTGCAGAAGGCACAGATTATACTGTGTCAAGTGACGGCGATACAATCACTATCTTAAAGAGCTATCTTGCAACATTAGATGAGGGAACAGCGAACCTGAGGTTTGATTTTGACTCAGACACAGACCCGGTTCTCAAAGTCACGATTACCGACAGTACACCGGTTGTAGATTCTGAGATTTCACCGACGACTGCAACCTTTGACCTCAATGCCGAGAATCAGGCCGATATTCCTGTTGAGGTCACCTACAACGGCAATACGCTGAACGGCATTTACAACGGCAGCACAGCCCTTGTAAAAGGCACTGACTACACAGTCAGCAGCGACGGAACAGTTACTATACTCAAATCCTATCTCTCAAAGCAGCCGGTTGGCACTCTGAATCTCATATTCGACTTCAACAAGGGCACAGACCCGATCCTTGCAATAACCGTTGTCAATACGTCGCCGATAGTCATTGGTGACCTTAAGCTCCAGATGTTCAACTCCAATACCCAGTCGACGACAAACGGCATTATGCCGCGCTTCCGTCTTGTCAACACTGGTGATACTGCTGTTGACCTGTCAACAGTAAAGATCCGCTACTACTTCACAGAGGACGGCACCCAGAGTCAGAACTTCTGGTGTGACTGGTCAAGTGTAGGTAGCTCCAACGTCACCAGCACATTTGTCAAGATGGATAATCCGGTCGATGGGGCGGATACCTACCTTGAGATAGGATTCACCTCTGGCGCGGGACAGATTGCACCGGGTGCAAGCGTTGAAGTCCAGGCCCGCTTCTCAAAGGCTGACTGGAGCGATTACAATCAGGCAGACGACTATTCGTTTAACCCAACGGATAATTCGTATGTCGATTGGACAAAGGCAACTCTTTATATAGATGGCAAACTCGAATGGGGCATGGAGCCCTAA
- the celY gene encoding Exoglucanase-2 (High confidence in function and specificity): MRRSIIKKASVVVAGAVLVSMMSAITPAVRVSAADDGTYKAKFMELYNKIHDAKNGYFSPQGIPYHSIETLMCEAPDYGHETTSETFSYYLWLEAMADSFTGDWSSFNTAWDTLEKYIIPNDQDQLETSMSRYNAAKPATYAPEGDLPSDYPSPLDSSAPVGTDPIHNELQSTYGTSLMYGMHWLLDTDNWYGYGRRGDGKSTPSYINTYQRGPEESCWETITQPCWDDFSFGGKNGYLDLFTGDSSYAKQFKYTIASDADARAIQATYDAMLWSDDNGASIANNIGRASKLGDYLRYSMFDKYFRKIGKPSEAGTGYDACHYLLSWYYAWGGALDGGWSWKIGCSHVHFGYQNPLAAWVLSNTSEFKPKSPNGANDWKTSLQRQIELYQWLQSAEGAIAGGCSNSNAGRYLAWPSDTKTFYGMGYQEHPVYHDPGSNRWFGFQAWSMQRVAEYYYTTKDPQVKDLLDKWISWVKSVIIFNDDGTFLIPSNLIWEGEPETWTGTPKENKNLHVSVESYGTDVGIAGSLANALIYYAVATGDTESKNIAQQLIDRIFANYSDEKGVSAPEVREDYTRFNQPIYVPAGWTGTMPNGDPINSNSTFLSIRSKYLDEPDWAKVQNYLDGGEAPVFNYHRFWAQTEVAVATGLFAKFFEEDQGDTQNSNITPTTATFDKNVDNQADINVTMTLNGNTLVGITDGTNELVEGRDYTVNGNTVVISKDYLAQQDEGTLRLQFIFSAGARRTLTVTIIDSSTENPPPVTGNLEVQMFNSNTQTTTNGIMPHFRLVNTGTEPINLSDVKLHYYYTADGSQQQNFWCDWSNVGSNNVIGTFKTLSTPKTGADTCLEITFSSGAGTLAPGQSIEVQARFSKTDWSNYNQADDYSFNSSGSSYASWTKVTAYLGDELIWGVEP; encoded by the coding sequence ATGAGAAGGTCAATCATCAAAAAGGCCAGCGTTGTAGTCGCAGGCGCTGTCCTGGTCTCGATGATGTCGGCAATAACGCCGGCTGTAAGGGTTTCAGCAGCGGATGATGGGACCTACAAGGCGAAGTTCATGGAACTTTACAACAAGATCCATGACGCAAAAAATGGTTACTTCAGCCCTCAAGGTATCCCCTACCACTCGATTGAAACACTTATGTGTGAAGCGCCGGATTACGGCCATGAGACCACAAGTGAGACTTTCAGCTATTATCTCTGGCTGGAAGCGATGGCGGATAGCTTCACTGGCGACTGGTCATCCTTTAATACCGCTTGGGATACACTTGAAAAGTACATAATCCCAAACGATCAGGACCAGCTCGAAACCAGCATGAGCAGGTATAATGCAGCCAAACCTGCAACATATGCACCAGAAGGCGATCTGCCGAGTGATTATCCGAGCCCGCTTGACTCAAGCGCGCCGGTCGGGACAGATCCTATCCACAATGAACTTCAGTCGACGTACGGGACAAGCTTGATGTACGGCATGCACTGGCTGTTGGATACGGATAACTGGTATGGATACGGCAGACGGGGAGACGGCAAGAGTACTCCGTCGTATATAAACACATACCAGAGAGGTCCAGAGGAATCCTGCTGGGAAACAATCACTCAGCCCTGCTGGGATGATTTCAGCTTCGGCGGTAAAAACGGATACCTCGACCTGTTCACAGGCGACAGCTCTTATGCAAAGCAGTTTAAATACACCATAGCGTCTGACGCCGATGCCCGAGCCATTCAGGCTACTTATGACGCTATGCTGTGGTCAGACGACAACGGCGCTTCCATTGCCAATAATATTGGAAGAGCCTCAAAGCTCGGTGACTATCTGAGATATTCGATGTTCGACAAGTATTTCAGAAAGATAGGCAAGCCCTCAGAGGCCGGAACAGGCTATGACGCGTGCCATTACCTGCTGTCATGGTACTACGCTTGGGGCGGAGCGCTGGACGGCGGCTGGTCATGGAAGATTGGATGCAGCCATGTTCACTTCGGTTATCAGAACCCGTTGGCCGCATGGGTCCTTTCAAACACCAGCGAGTTTAAGCCGAAGTCGCCAAACGGCGCCAACGACTGGAAGACAAGCCTGCAGCGTCAGATAGAGCTTTATCAATGGCTCCAGTCTGCAGAAGGCGCTATTGCCGGAGGCTGCAGCAACTCTAATGCCGGACGTTATCTGGCATGGCCGAGCGATACCAAGACATTCTATGGAATGGGCTATCAGGAACATCCTGTATACCATGACCCGGGCAGCAACAGATGGTTCGGCTTCCAGGCATGGTCAATGCAGAGAGTCGCTGAGTATTATTACACGACAAAAGACCCACAGGTCAAGGATTTGCTTGACAAATGGATTTCATGGGTAAAGTCGGTAATCATATTCAATGACGACGGCACATTCTTGATCCCGAGCAACCTTATTTGGGAAGGCGAGCCTGAGACTTGGACAGGCACTCCGAAGGAGAACAAGAATCTGCATGTAAGCGTCGAGTCTTATGGCACAGACGTCGGTATTGCCGGTTCACTTGCCAATGCCCTTATTTACTATGCTGTGGCAACTGGCGACACTGAGTCTAAGAATATAGCTCAGCAGCTTATTGACCGTATCTTTGCAAATTACAGCGATGAAAAGGGTGTTTCGGCGCCTGAAGTAAGAGAAGACTACACCCGCTTCAACCAGCCCATATATGTTCCGGCAGGATGGACTGGAACAATGCCTAACGGCGATCCGATCAATTCTAACTCCACCTTCCTCAGCATCAGGTCAAAATATCTGGACGAACCTGATTGGGCAAAGGTCCAGAATTACCTCGACGGCGGAGAAGCCCCCGTATTCAATTACCATCGCTTCTGGGCTCAGACAGAGGTTGCAGTCGCTACCGGTTTGTTTGCTAAGTTCTTTGAAGAAGATCAAGGCGATACTCAGAACTCAAACATTACCCCGACTACAGCCACCTTTGACAAGAACGTTGATAATCAGGCTGATATCAACGTCACGATGACGCTCAACGGCAATACGCTGGTGGGCATAACCGACGGTACAAATGAGCTTGTAGAAGGCAGAGACTACACCGTCAACGGCAATACTGTCGTTATCTCGAAGGATTATCTTGCACAGCAAGATGAAGGAACGTTAAGGCTGCAGTTCATATTCAGTGCTGGCGCACGGAGAACCCTTACGGTTACGATAATTGATTCGTCAACCGAAAATCCGCCGCCTGTAACCGGAAATCTTGAAGTGCAGATGTTTAACTCCAATACCCAGACGACGACAAACGGCATTATGCCGCACTTCCGCCTTGTCAACACCGGAACGGAGCCAATTAACCTGTCGGATGTAAAACTGCATTACTATTACACTGCAGACGGCTCTCAGCAGCAGAACTTCTGGTGCGACTGGTCGAACGTCGGCAGCAACAATGTCATCGGCACCTTTAAGACACTCTCAACTCCTAAGACCGGGGCTGATACCTGCCTTGAAATCACATTCAGCAGCGGAGCGGGAACTCTTGCTCCTGGCCAGAGTATTGAGGTTCAGGCCCGTTTCTCAAAGACTGACTGGAGCAATTATAACCAGGCAGATGACTATTCGTTTAACTCCTCCGGCTCATCCTATGCCAGCTGGACAAAGGTAACAGCGTATCTCGGCGACGAGCTAATTTGGGGAGTTGAACCGTAA
- the cysS gene encoding Cysteine-tRNA ligase (High confidence in function and specificity) gives MKIYNTLTRKKEELIPIESGKVRIYACGPTVYNFIHIGNARPLVVFDTLRRYLEYKGYEVKFVQNFTDVDDKLINRANTEGTTVPEIAEKYIAEYKVDAKGLNVREATVHPRATENIENIIELIKTLVDKGYAYVSQGDVYFHTRSFNEYGKLSHQPLDDLEAGARIDVSEIKEDPMDFALWKSAKPGEPAWESPWGKGRPGWHIECSAMARRYLGDTIDIHCGGQDLIFPHHENEIAQSECATGKPFARYWMHNGYINVDNRKMSKSLGNFFTVREVAKKFGYEPIRYLMLSSHYRSQINFSEDIMEQAKAALARLHNCRDNLDFAISNAKSGKIDTELKSKFESRRVQFCEAMDDDLNTADAISALFELAKDINIAISASPDKETLEYAASIFDELSGVLGFEMKKNVTIDAEIEALIQKRQEARKARNFKTADAIRDELKARGIILEDTPQGVKWSYANK, from the coding sequence ATGAAGATTTATAATACTTTGACGAGAAAGAAAGAAGAATTAATTCCTATCGAGAGCGGCAAGGTGCGCATCTATGCCTGCGGACCGACTGTCTACAATTTTATCCATATAGGCAATGCCCGCCCGCTGGTTGTTTTTGATACGCTGCGGAGATACCTTGAGTACAAAGGGTATGAGGTCAAATTCGTACAGAATTTTACCGACGTCGACGATAAGCTGATAAACCGCGCGAATACCGAAGGTACAACTGTGCCGGAAATTGCCGAAAAGTATATTGCTGAATATAAGGTTGACGCAAAGGGTCTAAACGTAAGGGAAGCGACAGTTCATCCGAGGGCGACAGAGAACATCGAAAACATCATTGAGCTTATAAAAACCCTTGTGGACAAGGGGTATGCATATGTTTCACAGGGCGATGTTTATTTCCATACCCGCAGCTTTAACGAATACGGCAAACTGTCACACCAGCCGCTGGACGATTTGGAGGCGGGTGCCCGTATTGACGTTTCGGAGATAAAGGAGGACCCGATGGATTTCGCGCTTTGGAAATCCGCTAAACCCGGCGAGCCTGCATGGGAATCTCCCTGGGGCAAGGGGCGGCCCGGCTGGCATATCGAATGTTCCGCTATGGCGCGCCGGTATCTCGGTGACACGATAGATATTCACTGCGGCGGCCAGGATTTGATTTTCCCGCACCATGAAAATGAAATCGCGCAGAGCGAATGTGCGACGGGCAAGCCCTTTGCGCGTTACTGGATGCACAACGGTTATATTAATGTTGATAACCGCAAGATGTCGAAGTCATTGGGCAACTTCTTTACGGTCCGCGAAGTCGCCAAAAAGTTCGGTTATGAGCCAATACGCTATCTCATGCTGTCGTCGCACTACAGAAGCCAGATAAATTTCAGTGAAGATATAATGGAACAGGCGAAAGCGGCCCTTGCAAGGCTTCACAACTGCCGCGACAATCTCGATTTTGCCATTTCAAACGCTAAAAGCGGCAAAATAGATACCGAGCTGAAATCGAAGTTTGAGAGCCGCAGGGTGCAGTTTTGTGAAGCGATGGACGACGACCTCAATACCGCCGACGCGATTTCTGCGCTGTTTGAGCTTGCAAAGGACATCAATATCGCCATATCGGCGTCACCTGATAAAGAAACGCTGGAATATGCAGCTTCAATTTTCGATGAACTGAGCGGCGTTTTAGGGTTTGAAATGAAGAAAAATGTGACTATTGACGCCGAAATAGAAGCGCTTATCCAGAAACGCCAAGAGGCAAGAAAGGCCCGCAATTTCAAAACTGCCGACGCAATCAGGGATGAGCTGAAGGCAAGGGGAATAATCCTTGAAGACACACCTCAGGGCGTAAAATGGTCCTATGCAAACAAATAA
- the cysE gene encoding Serine acetyltransferase (High confidence in function and specificity): protein MFKTLREDIRSIKERDPAARSSLEVLLLYSGLHAVIYYRIAHWLYMHKRYFLARWVSQHAKFKTGIEIHPGAKIGKGLFIDHGTGVVIGETTEIGDYCTLYQGVTLGGTGKDKGKRHPTLGNNVMVGAGAKILGPFKVGDNAKVGANALVLSEVPPNATAVGVPARIVKLNGERVKRTADLDQIHMPDPVSQEICRLQHKIDSLQKEIDNLVENHIQ, encoded by the coding sequence TTGTTTAAAACTTTGAGAGAGGATATAAGGTCAATAAAAGAACGTGATCCGGCAGCGAGATCCAGTCTTGAGGTGTTGCTGCTGTATTCCGGATTGCACGCAGTCATATACTACAGAATTGCTCATTGGCTGTATATGCATAAGAGGTATTTTCTCGCCAGATGGGTGTCACAGCATGCAAAATTCAAGACAGGCATAGAGATACACCCGGGTGCAAAAATAGGCAAAGGCCTTTTCATCGACCACGGAACAGGCGTGGTTATCGGTGAAACGACCGAAATCGGTGACTACTGCACGCTCTATCAGGGGGTTACCCTGGGCGGAACGGGAAAGGATAAGGGAAAGCGTCACCCGACTTTAGGCAACAACGTCATGGTCGGCGCCGGCGCCAAGATTTTAGGCCCCTTTAAAGTGGGCGACAACGCCAAGGTTGGGGCGAACGCGCTGGTTTTGAGCGAAGTCCCGCCGAATGCGACGGCGGTCGGTGTCCCGGCGCGCATTGTAAAATTAAACGGCGAGCGCGTGAAAAGGACCGCCGACCTTGACCAGATCCATATGCCCGACCCTGTTTCACAGGAGATTTGCAGGCTTCAGCATAAGATCGACAGCCTGCAGAAGGAAATTGATAATTTGGTTGAAAATCACATTCAGTAG
- a CDS encoding CDP-diacylglycerol/glycerol-3-phosphate 3-phosphatidyltransferase (High confidence in function and specificity), protein MNTPNKLTILRVIMVPFFMLFLLVDKIPGHMIFALALFILASITDLIDGKLARKYNQITNFGKLMDPLADKLLVTSALICFVATGLADVWAVFLIIAREFLVTSIRLIAAGSGKVIPANIWGKIKTNSQIIAIVAVMVFSYFSLPAYIGSICVWISAVFTVISGVQYAFTYREYLSAAN, encoded by the coding sequence ATGAATACCCCCAATAAATTAACGATATTGCGAGTCATTATGGTGCCGTTTTTCATGCTGTTTCTGTTAGTAGACAAGATACCCGGGCACATGATTTTTGCCCTCGCGCTCTTTATTCTCGCGTCAATAACAGACCTCATCGACGGCAAACTCGCGCGCAAATACAATCAGATAACCAATTTTGGAAAACTGATGGACCCGCTCGCTGACAAACTGCTTGTCACATCGGCGCTGATATGTTTTGTGGCGACCGGTCTTGCGGATGTCTGGGCTGTATTTTTAATTATCGCGAGAGAATTCCTTGTCACTTCAATAAGGCTTATAGCGGCTGGTTCAGGCAAAGTTATACCCGCCAACATATGGGGCAAAATAAAGACAAACAGCCAGATTATAGCCATTGTCGCTGTTATGGTTTTCAGTTATTTCTCGCTTCCTGCTTATATCGGAAGCATCTGCGTTTGGATATCCGCTGTCTTTACGGTCATATCCGGCGTGCAGTATGCCTTTACTTACAGGGAGTATCTTTCAGCCGCAAATTGA
- the rimO gene encoding Ribosomal protein S12 methylthiotransferase RimO (High confidence in function and specificity), translated as MPIRVGMISLGCPKNQVDAEIMLARLHDENYVLTPDVSSADVVVINTCGFIEDAKKESIENILEMAQLKKEGKIKGIVVTGCLAQRYFKEMEQEFPEVSCILSVGSAGAIAQAVKAAYENKKLNLYEAPEKLEISGKRVKTTLPFYSYLKIAEGCNNRCSYCIIPYLRGRYRSRPIEELVNEAKELAEGGVKELILVAQDTTRYGEDLYHKLALPQLLRELCKIEKLKWIRILYCYPDMVTDELIDVIANEEKIVKYIDLPIQHVSPRIVKAMNRRDTKEDLEALIKKLREKIPGVILRTTLIVGFPGETEEDFALLDEFVREIKFDRLGVFTYSQEEGTPAAVMPNQIDEEVKARRQEIIMETQSQIVESKNNAMIGKTIEVLCEGYDKHAGYCYGRSAADAPEIDGKVFFTAKKRPAAGEFVNVRITDVCDYDLTGEAVLEKWRE; from the coding sequence ATGCCAATAAGAGTAGGCATGATATCTCTTGGATGTCCGAAAAATCAAGTCGATGCCGAAATAATGCTTGCACGCCTGCATGATGAGAATTATGTACTGACGCCGGACGTAAGCTCGGCAGATGTAGTTGTAATAAACACCTGCGGATTTATTGAAGACGCTAAGAAAGAATCAATTGAAAATATACTCGAGATGGCCCAACTGAAAAAAGAGGGGAAAATAAAGGGCATTGTAGTCACCGGATGCCTTGCGCAGCGGTATTTTAAAGAGATGGAGCAGGAATTCCCCGAGGTCAGCTGTATCCTCTCGGTTGGCAGCGCCGGAGCAATCGCACAGGCTGTCAAAGCTGCATATGAAAATAAAAAGCTGAATTTGTATGAAGCACCGGAAAAGCTTGAAATCAGCGGCAAACGCGTTAAGACGACGCTGCCGTTCTATTCATATTTGAAGATTGCGGAAGGCTGCAATAACCGCTGCTCCTACTGCATTATCCCCTATCTTCGCGGAAGGTACAGGAGCCGCCCGATTGAGGAGCTGGTAAACGAGGCAAAGGAACTTGCCGAGGGCGGCGTTAAGGAGCTTATCCTCGTTGCGCAGGATACGACCCGCTACGGCGAGGATCTGTATCACAAACTGGCTCTGCCGCAGCTTCTGCGCGAACTTTGCAAAATTGAAAAGCTCAAATGGATAAGGATTCTCTACTGCTATCCCGACATGGTGACAGATGAGCTTATTGACGTCATTGCGAACGAAGAGAAGATAGTCAAGTATATTGACTTGCCGATTCAGCATGTGAGCCCGAGGATTGTAAAGGCGATGAACCGCCGGGATACCAAAGAGGACCTTGAAGCGCTCATAAAGAAGCTTCGGGAGAAGATCCCCGGAGTAATCCTCAGAACCACGCTGATTGTCGGTTTTCCTGGGGAGACAGAAGAGGATTTCGCACTTCTTGACGAATTTGTCAGGGAGATAAAGTTTGACAGGCTCGGCGTTTTCACCTATTCTCAGGAAGAGGGGACGCCGGCGGCCGTTATGCCTAACCAGATTGATGAGGAGGTTAAGGCGCGCCGTCAGGAAATTATCATGGAAACCCAGTCCCAGATTGTTGAATCCAAGAACAACGCCATGATAGGCAAAACCATAGAGGTTTTATGTGAAGGGTACGACAAACATGCGGGGTACTGTTACGGCAGGAGTGCCGCAGACGCCCCGGAAATTGACGGAAAGGTATTTTTCACGGCAAAAAAAAGGCCGGCTGCGGGCGAATTCGTCAACGTCAGAATAACTGATGTCTGCGATTATGACCTCACCGGTGAAGCAGTCTTAGAAAAGTGGAGGGAATAA
- a CDS encoding hypothetical protein (Family membership) → MKSYYSIMLVTLFAVVMALIGVVQTAMLHQDLSPADGAVVALALLAGMLAYRLSLAEKRIAHLEDKIEEKDEHASGGLPDKDEEHYM, encoded by the coding sequence ATGAAATCTTATTATTCGATTATGCTGGTTACCTTATTCGCTGTGGTTATGGCATTGATCGGTGTGGTGCAAACCGCTATGCTGCATCAGGATCTCTCGCCGGCTGACGGCGCTGTTGTAGCGCTGGCACTGCTGGCTGGCATGCTGGCTTATCGTCTCTCACTGGCGGAGAAGCGCATTGCACATCTTGAAGATAAAATAGAGGAGAAAGATGAGCACGCCTCTGGTGGGCTTCCTGATAAAGATGAAGAACATTATATGTAA